A stretch of the Comamonas testosteroni TK102 genome encodes the following:
- a CDS encoding type II toxin-antitoxin system HigB family toxin: MRASLAHNRVVFNIKGHDYRLIVTMACKMQWVYVKFTGTHKQHDVIGAATVD, from the coding sequence ATGCGTGCATCGTTGGCACACAACCGTGTGGTCTTCAATATCAAAGGCCACGACTACCGGCTCATTGTGACCATGGCGTGCAAGATGCAATGGGTTTACGTCAAATTCACAGGTACACACAAACAGCACGACGTGATAGGAGCAGCCACCGTCGATTGA
- a CDS encoding tyrosine-type recombinase/integrase, with amino-acid sequence MTTTQTPGQIFQALPAGKFATLAKISPRGALLLRKLKNGSGMFYWRSEHNGKELREPIGAFDTSAPPKSIKPTERGYSFSAAVRAAEVLSTQHLGNIDGGGYQSLKKAKKKELAQARERAQELEEQTLEKLLLAYCDYLQNLGKISHQEARNVLRLHVIEAFPKLARSPASQITTEQVADVMRRLIQDGKRRSANKLRSYMRAAFQCAKSAKTNPSIPLSFKSFAISINPVSDTTPDPQGNQADKNPINFFGLQRYWKHINSQNDYRSALLRFHLATGGQRIAQLLRLTNADIHSDHIVLHDPKGRTGQRARTHVVPLTNVARLALEQCRAPGEFAFTSDGGKTHLTGTTLSAWAQAAAAEAGLADFQAKQIRSGVETLLASASVSSDIRGRLQSHGISGIQNRHYNAYEYLPEKRQALEKLLDLLEQE; translated from the coding sequence ATGACTACGACCCAGACTCCAGGCCAGATTTTTCAAGCTTTACCTGCCGGAAAATTCGCCACGCTCGCAAAAATAAGTCCACGCGGAGCACTGCTGCTTCGCAAGCTCAAAAATGGCAGCGGCATGTTCTATTGGCGATCAGAGCACAACGGAAAAGAGCTACGCGAGCCAATCGGCGCGTTTGACACGTCAGCACCGCCAAAGAGCATCAAGCCAACAGAACGCGGCTATTCATTCAGTGCTGCCGTCAGAGCTGCTGAAGTTCTCTCTACACAGCATCTTGGCAACATTGACGGTGGCGGCTACCAAAGCCTCAAGAAAGCTAAGAAAAAAGAGCTGGCTCAGGCGCGGGAAAGAGCACAAGAGCTGGAAGAGCAAACGCTTGAGAAGCTGCTGCTGGCCTACTGTGACTATCTCCAAAATCTCGGAAAAATCTCTCACCAAGAGGCAAGGAATGTGCTGCGGCTCCACGTCATAGAAGCATTTCCGAAGCTTGCCAGATCGCCAGCATCGCAGATCACTACCGAGCAAGTTGCTGATGTGATGCGCAGACTGATACAGGATGGCAAGCGCCGCAGTGCGAACAAGCTGAGAAGCTATATGCGCGCCGCCTTCCAGTGTGCGAAGTCTGCCAAGACCAATCCCAGCATTCCGCTGAGCTTCAAAAGCTTTGCGATTTCCATCAATCCAGTCTCAGACACAACGCCGGACCCGCAAGGCAACCAAGCCGACAAAAATCCCATCAACTTTTTTGGACTGCAGAGGTACTGGAAGCACATCAATAGTCAGAACGACTACCGCAGCGCCCTGCTACGTTTTCATTTGGCAACTGGCGGTCAGCGCATAGCTCAACTGCTGCGACTCACCAATGCAGACATTCATAGTGACCACATCGTTCTGCATGATCCAAAGGGACGAACCGGCCAGCGGGCTCGTACACATGTGGTTCCTCTCACCAACGTGGCGCGCCTTGCCCTTGAGCAATGCCGTGCGCCCGGTGAATTTGCTTTCACCAGCGATGGCGGAAAGACTCATTTAACGGGAACCACGCTGAGTGCATGGGCGCAAGCTGCTGCAGCCGAAGCCGGTCTTGCAGACTTTCAAGCTAAGCAAATCCGATCCGGGGTTGAGACTCTGCTGGCAAGTGCAAGTGTCAGCTCCGACATTCGGGGAAGACTACAGTCGCATGGCATTTCAGGCATTCAGAATCGGCACTACAACGCCTATGAGTACCTGCCTGAGAAGCGCCAAGCTCTGGAGAAGCTGCTTGATCTGTTGGAGCAAGAATAG
- a CDS encoding ion channel, with protein MLLIVSISLEAFSAQVFVEGTVYERIQLWVCLYFLIDFFLLMLLAPKKMRFLLRHFLLVLLSIPYLSLIQLFSLSFSAEVLYVLKFLPIMRGGAALVVLVKMVVANKITGLFVAYLVSFFSVVYFQTLIFFVFENGVNPLVKTYYDALWWASMTVTTVGSNIVPETTLGKVCTALLATCGMTIFPIFTVYITSLVQRMNQSR; from the coding sequence TTGCTGCTGATCGTCAGCATTTCACTGGAGGCGTTCTCCGCTCAGGTCTTTGTAGAGGGCACAGTCTATGAACGCATCCAGCTGTGGGTCTGTCTGTACTTTCTGATCGATTTCTTTTTGCTGATGCTGTTGGCACCCAAAAAGATGCGTTTTCTCTTGCGCCACTTTCTGCTGGTGCTGCTGTCGATTCCTTATCTGAGCCTGATCCAGCTGTTTTCACTGTCGTTCTCGGCGGAAGTGCTGTATGTGCTGAAGTTTCTGCCCATCATGCGTGGAGGAGCTGCGCTGGTGGTACTCGTCAAAATGGTGGTCGCCAACAAGATCACGGGGCTCTTTGTCGCGTACCTGGTGAGTTTTTTCTCTGTGGTTTACTTCCAGACGCTGATCTTTTTTGTTTTTGAAAACGGAGTGAACCCCTTGGTAAAGACCTACTATGACGCGCTGTGGTGGGCTTCCATGACGGTCACCACCGTAGGCTCGAACATCGTTCCCGAGACAACGCTGGGCAAAGTCTGCACTGCGCTGCTGGCGACCTGTGGAATGACGATCTTCCCAATCTTCACGGTCTACATCACCTCCCTCGTGCAGCGGATGAATCAAAGCCGATAG
- a CDS encoding helix-turn-helix domain-containing protein, with product MRAKESAPSQLNTTPVVKLPNAVTKALGVKLRSYRELAQKSQEQLAHDAEVERSRISKLENGHINPSLLTLATLCHCLSITLEQLFEGVTDTLPPASQGGALRRRNQAHAEKSPAPSKVVGADHRVKRSKA from the coding sequence ATGAGAGCCAAGGAGTCTGCCCCGTCGCAACTGAACACCACGCCAGTGGTGAAGCTGCCAAATGCCGTCACAAAAGCATTGGGGGTCAAGCTGCGCAGCTACCGAGAGCTGGCGCAAAAGTCGCAAGAGCAACTGGCGCATGATGCTGAAGTGGAGCGATCGCGTATCTCCAAACTGGAGAACGGCCACATCAATCCATCGCTGCTCACACTCGCCACGCTGTGCCATTGCTTGAGCATCACGCTGGAGCAACTCTTTGAAGGCGTGACAGACACACTGCCACCCGCTTCGCAAGGCGGTGCTTTGCGCCGCCGCAACCAAGCACATGCCGAGAAGAGTCCAGCACCGTCCAAGGTGGTCGGTGCCGATCACCGCGTCAAACGTTCCAAGGCATAG
- a CDS encoding response regulator transcription factor: MSSIPSTPKPTAMVYVVDDDSSVRTAIEDLLASVGLDVLGFSSTAEFIAHWHRIPQERPACLVLDIRMPGQSGLEFQRQMQDLGIGLPVIFVTGHGDIPMSVQAMKSGAIEFLTKPFREQELLDAIHQGIALGRCRQAQTLSRQSLQAQWDSLTAGEQDVVRRVTAGLLNKQVAAELGVSEITIKVRRAQAMRKLQVRTLAELVRVVDRLALP, from the coding sequence ATGAGCAGCATCCCCTCTACCCCTAAACCCACCGCCATGGTCTATGTAGTGGACGACGACAGCTCGGTACGCACCGCCATTGAAGATCTGCTCGCCTCCGTCGGGTTGGACGTCCTGGGTTTTAGCTCTACCGCCGAGTTCATCGCACACTGGCACCGCATCCCTCAGGAGCGCCCCGCATGCTTGGTCCTGGACATCCGCATGCCGGGCCAAAGCGGCTTGGAATTTCAGCGACAGATGCAAGACCTTGGCATAGGGCTGCCGGTGATCTTTGTCACCGGTCATGGCGACATCCCCATGAGCGTGCAAGCCATGAAGAGCGGTGCCATCGAGTTTCTGACCAAGCCATTCCGTGAGCAGGAGCTGCTGGATGCGATACATCAGGGAATTGCGCTGGGACGCTGCCGCCAAGCCCAAACCCTGAGCAGGCAATCGCTGCAGGCGCAATGGGACAGTCTTACCGCCGGTGAGCAGGATGTCGTGCGCAGAGTAACCGCCGGGCTGCTGAACAAGCAAGTCGCTGCCGAATTGGGCGTGAGCGAGATCACCATCAAAGTGCGCCGCGCCCAGGCGATGCGCAAGCTACAGGTCAGGACCCTGGCAGAGCTGGTTCGGGTGGTTGATAGATTGGCTCTCCCATGA
- a CDS encoding MgtC/SapB family protein — MNHWPAFDISATLGTLASLVIAFSLGALIGFERQIRQRTAGLRTNTLVAVGAAVFVDLAVRFHDLYGGSPSPMQVIAYVVSGIGFLGAGAIMKEGANVSGLNTAATLWGSAAVGCCAGAKLLPEAILAALFVLAANTLLRPVVNRINRQPIQEELSEATYAVYVICRHTQQPEIREKLLQWLDQASYPVRDIEQHAFGQGDTEIEATLYATAVEGDELDKIMARLEAEDGVLQAFWNARAED; from the coding sequence ATGAACCACTGGCCCGCCTTCGATATTTCCGCCACGCTCGGCACACTTGCTAGCCTGGTCATCGCCTTCAGCCTGGGCGCACTGATTGGCTTTGAGCGCCAGATCCGCCAGCGCACGGCCGGTCTGCGCACCAACACGCTGGTGGCTGTGGGTGCGGCGGTGTTTGTCGATCTGGCAGTGCGTTTCCACGACCTGTATGGAGGCTCCCCCAGCCCCATGCAGGTCATTGCCTATGTGGTCTCCGGCATTGGCTTTCTGGGCGCAGGCGCCATCATGAAAGAAGGTGCCAATGTCTCAGGTCTGAACACGGCAGCCACGCTGTGGGGCTCGGCCGCCGTGGGCTGCTGCGCGGGAGCCAAGTTGCTGCCTGAAGCCATTTTGGCCGCGTTGTTCGTCCTGGCAGCCAACACCTTGCTGCGTCCCGTGGTCAATCGCATCAACCGCCAACCCATACAGGAGGAATTGAGCGAAGCCACCTACGCGGTCTATGTGATATGCCGCCACACCCAGCAGCCCGAGATCCGCGAGAAATTGCTGCAGTGGCTGGACCAGGCCAGCTACCCGGTACGAGACATAGAGCAGCATGCCTTTGGCCAAGGCGATACCGAAATCGAGGCCACGCTCTATGCCACAGCAGTCGAAGGCGACGAGCTCGACAAGATCATGGCCCGGCTGGAAGCCGAGGATGGGGTGCTGCAAGCCTTCTGGAATGCCAGGGCGGAGGATTGA
- a CDS encoding sensor histidine kinase has protein sequence MMSQLPQSLSLRRSLIALVLGMVMTAIFVADTMTEYAVAAAVFYTAVILMAVRWFTPRTVVVLTVLCIVLTVVSFVLTPTGMYRVGLVNSGISVLAIAITAYLGLKMVAAQAAAHAAQTRLLHIARTTSLGELTASIAHEVNQPLAAIVTSSQAGQRWLGQQPPQLEKANQALLRIQADAERASNVITRIRGLAGGEAPQRQRFVLEDAVCEMAQLSQGVLEKRGIGLRWEFAPNLPEAWADRIQIQQVVGNLLLNAIEAITAEHRQAEITITARRLDEQQLQLTVTDCGSGLSPAVQAHLFDAFWTTKSDGMGLGLTISRNMIEAHGGRIWAEPRDDGLPGTQFHISLPATTGSRP, from the coding sequence ATGATGTCGCAACTGCCCCAATCCCTGTCGCTGCGTCGCAGCCTGATCGCCTTGGTGCTGGGAATGGTCATGACAGCCATTTTTGTGGCCGACACCATGACGGAATATGCGGTAGCCGCAGCCGTTTTCTACACCGCCGTCATCCTGATGGCCGTGCGCTGGTTCACTCCACGTACCGTGGTGGTGCTGACAGTGCTGTGCATTGTGCTGACCGTAGTCAGCTTTGTTCTCACACCCACGGGGATGTACCGGGTGGGACTGGTCAACTCCGGGATCAGCGTTCTCGCCATTGCCATCACCGCCTACCTGGGACTGAAGATGGTGGCAGCCCAGGCCGCAGCCCATGCGGCCCAGACCCGGTTGCTGCACATTGCGCGGACCACCAGCCTGGGGGAACTGACGGCCTCCATTGCGCATGAAGTCAACCAGCCGCTGGCGGCCATTGTCACGAGCAGCCAGGCCGGCCAACGCTGGCTGGGCCAACAGCCTCCCCAGCTGGAGAAGGCCAACCAAGCACTGCTGCGAATTCAGGCCGACGCCGAGCGCGCCAGCAATGTCATCACCCGTATCCGCGGCTTGGCGGGTGGCGAAGCCCCACAGCGACAGCGCTTTGTGCTGGAAGATGCGGTATGCGAAATGGCGCAGCTGTCGCAGGGCGTGCTGGAAAAACGCGGCATTGGATTGCGCTGGGAATTTGCCCCCAACCTGCCCGAGGCATGGGCCGACCGCATACAGATTCAGCAGGTGGTGGGCAATCTGCTGCTCAACGCCATCGAGGCCATAACGGCCGAACACCGGCAAGCTGAAATCACCATCACTGCACGCCGCCTGGACGAGCAACAGCTGCAGTTGACGGTCACCGACTGTGGCAGCGGTCTGTCGCCCGCCGTCCAGGCTCATTTATTCGATGCCTTCTGGACCACCAAATCAGATGGCATGGGACTGGGGCTTACCATCAGCCGCAATATGATCGAGGCCCATGGGGGCCGCATCTGGGCAGAACCTCGAGACGATGGTCTGCCTGGCACGCAGTTTCATATCAGCCTGCCCGCAACAACGGGCTCCCGACCATGA
- a CDS encoding ATP-binding protein, with the protein MARPKKADVSTGSFFEEDYLVRTLGRIAHDPEVALTELVANAWDAGASLVDITVPSVGETALVVQDDGHGMSAAQFKGRWMRLGYDRIKHQGVHVEFPPERADWRRKAYGRNGVGRHGLLCFANHYDVETWREGKGANFEIGTQSSETPFKIMKETTFLRQGHGTRLSVVVQRHLPDEGRIRDILSARFLHDPQFVVRVNGQSVSLADQSGLIEQTALNIPGCPAAEAFVVDSSKAAKSTIYQGVAFWVNGRLVGSPSWVVGSEAVIDGRSRFAKRYSIVVKTNDGWASEIEPDWARFKPSTKAEALFAAVQKYAQQVFSKLSSDLVEESSEDALVRNREEFKGLSQLRRIEVASFARDLVKANPTVNPDTLSAAVQALINLEKSRGGAGLLEKLTKLDESDIEGLDRLLSQWTVRDALSVLDEIDHRLAVVTAIEKLCGDPATDELHTLHPLVTQARWLFGPEFDSSEYASNVSLRTATAKIFSKRVATTAFVNSKQRPDIVSLADATCSVVGTETFDSANSNLMRIQDVLIIELKKGKSTIGRDEMNQADGYIQDFLGSGALDGTPIFRAFVVGYEIAPKTAREKEIKEESVLRGKVMATTYGQLTRTAHQRLLRLKERIPARYEDVSGADLSARVMQRATQAPLLLVNKNCAEPSTT; encoded by the coding sequence ATGGCTAGGCCCAAAAAAGCGGATGTATCAACAGGCTCGTTCTTCGAGGAGGACTATCTTGTTCGGACGCTTGGACGCATCGCACATGACCCAGAGGTCGCACTGACGGAGTTGGTCGCCAACGCATGGGACGCAGGAGCGTCTCTGGTAGATATTACGGTGCCAAGCGTAGGGGAAACGGCCTTGGTAGTTCAAGACGATGGGCACGGCATGAGTGCTGCCCAGTTTAAGGGCCGATGGATGCGGCTAGGCTACGACCGGATCAAGCACCAAGGCGTACATGTAGAGTTTCCTCCGGAGCGAGCTGACTGGCGCCGTAAAGCCTATGGCCGGAATGGGGTCGGTAGACATGGCCTTCTATGCTTCGCCAATCACTACGATGTTGAGACTTGGCGCGAAGGAAAAGGAGCCAACTTCGAGATCGGAACCCAGAGCAGTGAGACACCTTTCAAAATTATGAAGGAGACTACGTTTCTGCGGCAGGGCCACGGCACTCGGCTATCGGTTGTCGTTCAACGGCATCTACCTGACGAAGGACGGATTCGGGATATTTTATCGGCGCGGTTTCTCCATGACCCACAGTTCGTAGTGCGAGTGAATGGTCAGTCAGTATCACTGGCTGATCAATCAGGACTAATCGAACAGACCGCACTAAACATTCCAGGTTGCCCCGCTGCTGAGGCCTTCGTGGTCGACTCATCCAAAGCAGCTAAATCTACGATCTATCAAGGGGTCGCTTTTTGGGTGAATGGTCGACTGGTGGGCTCACCGAGTTGGGTGGTCGGCTCGGAAGCTGTGATCGATGGCCGTTCGCGATTTGCTAAACGCTATTCAATCGTTGTTAAGACTAACGATGGCTGGGCCAGTGAGATTGAACCGGATTGGGCACGCTTCAAGCCCAGTACGAAGGCCGAAGCGCTTTTCGCGGCTGTGCAGAAATACGCACAACAGGTCTTCAGCAAGCTATCGTCGGATTTGGTAGAGGAGAGTTCTGAGGATGCCTTGGTTCGCAATCGTGAGGAATTCAAAGGGCTCTCACAGCTACGACGCATTGAAGTTGCTAGCTTCGCTCGCGACTTGGTCAAAGCTAATCCGACAGTTAATCCGGACACACTATCCGCTGCCGTACAGGCCTTGATAAATTTGGAGAAATCCAGGGGCGGAGCAGGCCTGCTCGAGAAGCTCACCAAGCTCGATGAGTCGGATATTGAGGGCCTCGACCGCTTACTCAGTCAATGGACAGTCAGGGACGCACTGTCTGTACTCGACGAGATCGACCACCGCCTAGCGGTTGTCACAGCAATAGAGAAGCTTTGTGGCGATCCAGCGACCGACGAGTTACATACACTTCATCCACTGGTCACTCAGGCACGATGGCTCTTTGGTCCCGAGTTCGATAGCAGTGAATATGCCTCCAATGTAAGCCTGAGAACAGCCACAGCAAAGATATTCAGCAAACGTGTCGCAACCACTGCTTTTGTCAACTCCAAGCAAAGGCCTGACATAGTCTCGCTTGCTGATGCGACCTGCTCGGTGGTGGGTACCGAGACGTTTGATTCAGCGAACTCCAACTTGATGCGCATTCAAGACGTATTAATCATCGAACTCAAGAAGGGGAAGTCGACCATCGGGCGCGATGAGATGAACCAAGCCGATGGTTATATACAGGATTTTCTTGGCAGCGGAGCATTGGACGGCACCCCCATATTCCGGGCTTTTGTCGTTGGCTACGAAATTGCACCAAAGACTGCTCGAGAAAAAGAAATCAAAGAAGAGAGCGTTCTTCGCGGAAAGGTGATGGCAACCACTTATGGGCAACTCACCCGAACTGCACATCAGCGACTCTTACGCCTCAAAGAACGGATTCCAGCAAGGTATGAAGACGTATCGGGGGCAGACCTCTCCGCCAGAGTCATGCAGAGGGCAACCCAAGCGCCATTGCTGCTGGTCAACAAGAATTGTGCCGAGCCATCTACAACTTGA